A part of Arachis hypogaea cultivar Tifrunner chromosome 12, arahy.Tifrunner.gnm2.J5K5, whole genome shotgun sequence genomic DNA contains:
- the LOC112727367 gene encoding type I inositol polyphosphate 5-phosphatase 5-like, producing MSYFYAAYSNSTCTISNDNNSEMTKVNDPSISPIRQISASSSPDITSNKNDKKKKSLLPKIFGSKRTGRGSDDDAFTKPHEEGDQGVTLDLEKKIESRRKALMEVSPFMRKSFSERETSPGIEGLNLSTFERPVGPETERQGFRIFVATWNVGGKSPNYDLNLQDFLLVEGSADVYVLGFQEIVPLSAGNVLVIEDNEPATKWLTLISQALNRPRNEYNDPYDLNLKNSRELKGPTSLNFFQKSSLKIVSKSLRAEGSSLLKACNCPVESPTSRDRRRVRKFSDPVSKIDNEIRGEISMEELLSIAEIPMTSQNKYSLISSKQMVGIFLTVWTRKELVPHIGHLRVDTVGTGIMGCLGNKGCISMSMTIHQTSFCFICSHLASGEKEGDEIKRNADVAEILKGIQFPRICKNPCAKAPEKIVDHERIIWLGDLNYRVALSYEETRVLLEDNDWDTLLEKDQLNIEREAGRVFNGFQEGRILFAPTYKYSQNSDSYAGETAKSKKKRRTPAWCDRILWRGKGIEQLSYIRGESRFSDHRPVCAVFSVDVEVRNRNNRFRKGYSYAHPRLEFEDVIPQRHSFYD from the exons ATGTCGTATTTTTACGCTGCTTATTCGAATTCTACTTGTACCATATCAAATGATAATAATTCTGAAATGACCAAAGTCAACGATCCTTCCATCAGCCCCATCAGGCAAATCTCTGCATCCTCTTCTCCTGACATTACTAGCAACAAGAATGACAAGAAAAAGAAG TCTCTCCTTCCCAAGATTTTCGGTTCAAAGAGAACTGGGAGAGGCTCAGACGATGATGCTTTCACCAAGCCACACGAGGAAGGAGATCAAGGAGTTACTCTTG ATTTGGAGAAGAAGATTGAATCCAGAAGAAAAGCTTTAATGGAAGTGTCTCCCTTCATGAGAAAAAGCTTCTCAG AAAGGGAGACTAGCCCAGGAATCGAAGGCCTAAATTTGTCAACTTTTGAACGACCTGTGGGTCCAGAAACTGAAAGACAGGGTTTCAG GATATTTGTTGCCACTTGGAATGTAGGAGGAAAATCGCCAAACTATGATCTGAACCTTCAAGATTTCTTGCTAGTGGAGGGCTCTGCAGATGTATATGTATTGGG GTTTCAAGAAATAGTTCCCCTAAGCGCTGGGAATGTATTGGTAATAGAAGACAACGAGCCTGCAACAAAGTGGTTAACATTGATAAGTCAGGCACTAAACAGGCCAAGAAACGAGTACAACGATCCGTAtgatttgaacttgaagaacTCGAGGGAGTTGAAAGGGCCTACAAGTCTAAACTTCTTTCAGAAGTCGTCTCTGAAAATTGTGAGCAAAAGCTTGAGAGCAGAGGGCAGCAGCCTCCTTAAGGCATGCAATTGTCCAGTGGAATCTCCAACCAGCAGAGACAGAAGGAGGGTGAGAAAGTTTAGTGACCCTGTTAGTAAGATAGATAATGAGATTCGTGGTGAGATTAGCATGGAAGAGTTGCTCTCCATTGCAGAGATACCAATGACTTCCCAAAACAAGTACTCCCTTATATCAAGTAAGCAAATGGTTGGCATTTTTCTCACTGTATGGACTAGGAAGGAGTTGGTACCTCACATTGGCCATCTTAGAGTAGATACTGTTGGAACGGGAATCATGGGTTGCCTAGGTAACAAG GGGTGTATATCAATGAGCATGACAATACATCAAACAAGCTTTTGTTTCATCTGTAGTCACTTGGCTTCTGGGGAGAAAGAAGGTGATGAGATAAAGAGGAATGCTGATGTAGCTGAGATCCTCAAAGGGATACAGTTCCCTAGGATTTGCAAGAACCCTTGTGCCAAAGCCCCTGAAAAGATTGTTGACCACGA ACGAATAATATGGCTAGGTGATTTGAACTATCGGGTGGCTTTGAGTTATGAAGAAACAAGGGTCCTCTTGGAGGATAATGACTGGGACACTTTGTTAGAAAAAGATCAA TTGAACATTGAAAGAGAGGCAGGAAGGGTGTTCAATGGATTCCAAGAAGGAAGGATCTTATTTGCCCCAACTTACAAGTATTCTCAAAATTCAGACTCCTATGCCGGGGAGACTGCCAAATCCAAGAAGAAACGCAGAACCCCAGCATG GTGTGATAGAATACTATGGCGTGGCAAAGGCATTGAACAACTATCATATATACGAGGAGAGTCAAGGTTCTCTGACCACAGGCCCGTTTGTGCTGTCTTCTCTGTGGATGTGGAAGTTAGAAACAGAAACAACAGGTTCAGGAAGGGTTACTCGTATGCTCACCCAAGACTTGAATTCGAAGATGTAATACCTCAAAGACATAGTTTCTATGATTAA